In the genome of Olsenella profusa DSM 13989, one region contains:
- a CDS encoding IS1634 family transposase, with protein MKVQVTRTKTAETFYIAKTYRDRETGKPTSKIARRLGTRSELEEMLPPGTDVMSWAKEEAKRMTLEERELTRKVTVSYDPTRQIGAGARHTFNCGYLFLQDIYSALGLPEICRDIASRSKADYDLDSVLSRLVYGRILEPSSKRATHEFSQELMEGPAFDSHHIYRALSVLAENSGLIQRRAFERSKALARRRCQTLFYDCTNYYFEITEEDGFRRYGPSKEHRPNPIVGMGLMMDKDGLPVAFDLYPGNESEQPTLIPLEERLEGEFGLSKLVVCTDAGLSSAANRAHNSRGSLQFVTTVSLRGQRKEVRDWVRGPKGWSCAGEAGTFDLDQVRKAADDPLTPEKTRRALFARTFYKTMWTSLKDPATGEELGQNLIVTFSLRYRAYQSSIRKAQVERARRACEDGTAKRHRKGPKDPMRFVSSTPVTEEGEVAEERILSVDDGKVEEEASWDGLYGLATSLDDEDVLGIVKVAAGRWQVEECFRIMKGEFRARPVFLSRRDRIEAHFLTCFLALLIYRILEKRLGCLWTCPEIADTLRNMRMEEVKGEGYRPLYVRTEITDALHEAFGFRTDFEIVPQSQMRRILKKTHQKASITTRKRAGRDSR; from the coding sequence ATGAAAGTCCAGGTGACGAGGACCAAGACAGCCGAGACCTTCTACATAGCCAAGACCTACCGTGACAGGGAGACGGGCAAGCCCACCTCCAAGATCGCGAGAAGGCTGGGGACCAGGTCCGAGCTCGAGGAGATGCTTCCTCCAGGCACAGATGTGATGAGCTGGGCCAAAGAAGAGGCCAAGAGGATGACCCTCGAGGAGCGCGAGCTCACCCGCAAGGTCACGGTGTCGTATGACCCCACAAGGCAGATAGGGGCAGGCGCGCGGCATACGTTCAACTGCGGCTACCTCTTCCTGCAGGACATCTACTCCGCACTCGGCCTGCCCGAGATCTGCCGAGACATCGCCTCACGCAGCAAGGCGGACTACGACCTCGACTCGGTCCTGTCCAGGCTCGTGTACGGACGCATCCTCGAGCCCTCGTCCAAGCGGGCGACCCATGAGTTCTCCCAGGAGCTGATGGAGGGGCCCGCCTTCGATAGCCACCACATCTACCGGGCGCTCTCCGTACTCGCCGAGAACTCTGGGCTCATACAGAGGAGAGCCTTCGAGCGGAGCAAGGCCCTGGCGAGAAGGCGCTGCCAGACGCTCTTCTACGACTGCACGAACTACTACTTCGAGATCACAGAGGAAGACGGCTTCAGAAGGTACGGCCCCTCCAAGGAGCACCGGCCCAACCCGATCGTGGGCATGGGGCTCATGATGGACAAAGACGGGCTTCCCGTGGCCTTCGACCTCTACCCAGGCAACGAGTCCGAGCAGCCCACCCTCATCCCTCTGGAAGAGAGGCTCGAAGGCGAGTTCGGCCTCTCGAAGCTCGTCGTCTGCACGGACGCCGGTCTCTCGAGCGCCGCCAACCGCGCCCACAACAGCAGGGGCAGCCTCCAGTTCGTCACCACGGTCTCCCTCAGGGGCCAGAGGAAGGAGGTCAGGGACTGGGTGCGCGGCCCCAAGGGCTGGTCGTGCGCAGGCGAGGCGGGCACGTTCGACCTCGACCAGGTCCGGAAGGCGGCAGACGACCCCCTCACGCCCGAGAAGACGCGCCGGGCCCTCTTCGCCAGGACCTTCTACAAGACGATGTGGACGTCCCTGAAGGACCCTGCGACCGGCGAGGAGCTGGGGCAGAACCTGATCGTCACCTTCTCCCTCAGGTACCGCGCCTACCAGAGCTCCATCAGGAAGGCGCAGGTGGAGCGGGCGCGCAGGGCCTGCGAGGACGGGACGGCCAAGAGGCACCGCAAGGGGCCCAAGGACCCCATGCGCTTCGTCTCCTCCACCCCCGTGACCGAGGAGGGCGAGGTCGCCGAGGAGCGCATCCTCTCCGTCGACGACGGGAAGGTCGAGGAGGAAGCCTCCTGGGACGGCCTCTACGGCCTGGCTACCTCGCTCGACGACGAGGATGTCCTGGGCATCGTAAAGGTTGCCGCCGGACGCTGGCAGGTCGAGGAGTGCTTTCGCATCATGAAGGGCGAGTTCAGGGCCCGTCCCGTCTTCCTCTCGCGCAGGGACCGCATCGAGGCCCACTTCCTCACCTGCTTCCTGGCGCTTCTCATCTACCGGATCCTCGAGAAGAGGCTCGGGTGCCTCTGGACCTGTCCTGAGATCGCAGACACCCTGAGGAACATGCGCATGGAAGAGGTCAAGGGCGAGGGATACCGCCCCCTCTACGTGCGCACAGAGATAACCGATGCCCTGCATGAGGCCTTCGGATTCCGCACCGACTTCGAGATCGTGCCGCAGAGCCAGATGAGGAGGATCTTGAAGAAGACCCACCAGAAGGCGTCCATTACCACAAGGAAGAGGGCCGGCAGAGACAGCAGATAG
- a CDS encoding glycerate kinase family protein — MDDLSPQFHFVLASDSFKGTLSSAEAEGLLEAAAHAHFPNATCACVPMADGGEGTVDAVVAAMGGEMRSVRVHDPLGRPVEARYGLLGSGRAIIEMAAASGLTLLGPDERNPLRASTYGTGELISDALMQGCTDVSLAVGGSATNDGGMGCMRALGARFLDEHGSELMGSGADLAHVRAIDVGLLRRYVAGAHFTVMCDVDNPLVGELGATRVFAPQKGATPQQVEELERGMARYAEVLRSTFRMGVDAGAPGSGAAGGLGLACVTFLGARAQGGIDRVLDLVAFGRRLRGASLCITGEGRLDAQTSHGKVVSGVAAACQRRGVPCVALVGVAEPNVSIAGVSAVIAVTEAPELLDAASMQARLAHARRLYAHRANQLFAALSLGRSLEARSR, encoded by the coding sequence CGCTGAGGCGGAAGGACTCCTCGAAGCGGCGGCGCATGCCCACTTCCCCAACGCCACGTGCGCGTGCGTGCCCATGGCCGATGGCGGCGAGGGGACGGTGGACGCCGTCGTGGCGGCCATGGGCGGCGAGATGCGCTCGGTGCGCGTGCATGACCCTCTGGGGCGTCCCGTGGAGGCGCGCTACGGCCTTCTGGGATCCGGTCGTGCCATCATCGAGATGGCCGCGGCATCGGGCCTGACGCTGCTTGGCCCGGACGAGCGCAATCCCCTGCGCGCGTCGACCTACGGGACGGGCGAGCTCATCTCGGACGCCCTGATGCAGGGATGCACGGACGTCTCCCTTGCGGTGGGCGGCTCGGCCACCAACGACGGCGGCATGGGCTGCATGCGCGCGCTGGGCGCACGCTTTTTGGACGAGCACGGCAGCGAGCTCATGGGCAGCGGCGCCGACCTTGCCCATGTGCGGGCCATCGATGTCGGCCTGTTGCGCCGCTACGTCGCGGGCGCCCACTTCACCGTGATGTGCGATGTCGATAACCCCCTGGTAGGCGAGCTTGGTGCCACACGCGTCTTCGCCCCGCAGAAGGGGGCGACGCCGCAGCAGGTCGAGGAGCTCGAACGGGGGATGGCGCGCTATGCCGAGGTGCTCCGCTCCACGTTCCGCATGGGCGTGGATGCCGGTGCCCCGGGGTCCGGGGCCGCCGGCGGCCTGGGTCTCGCCTGTGTGACGTTTCTGGGCGCCCGCGCACAGGGCGGCATAGACCGCGTGCTCGATCTGGTGGCGTTTGGTCGCCGCCTGCGGGGGGCGAGCCTCTGCATAACGGGCGAGGGCAGGCTGGATGCGCAGACGAGCCATGGCAAGGTGGTCTCGGGCGTGGCTGCGGCGTGCCAGCGCCGAGGGGTCCCCTGCGTGGCGCTCGTGGGCGTGGCCGAGCCGAACGTGTCGATTGCGGGGGTCTCGGCGGTGATTGCCGTCACGGAGGCGCCGGAGCTGCTTGATGCGGCCAGCATGCAGGCGCGCCTCGCCCATGCGCGCAGGCTCTACGCCCATCGTGCCAATCAGCTGTTTGCCGCGCTGAGCCTGGGGAGGTCGCTCGAGGCGCGCAGCCGGTAG
- a CDS encoding spermidine synthase produces MAQTSRIIIVICILMALDAAAYLAGALILHRRGVKLRRSRFGLALVFDGEDADGDELRMLNVNGTYQSICYTQEGRHFDLVCLYHQYFAEVIAIARETLGACYPADALVLGGGGFSFPTWLVAHQPQATVDVVEIDPRVIRLARQYFYLDELEARTHAERDGRLRVICDDGWEVLRRGASRWDLIVNDAFGAKRPLGALTGAQGARVVRDHLSDQGIYLANVMGALEGGKARALRETVDAYTRAFSHVYLLPEKPEGPRRPGVNALVATDLELPISHRYRLRASSDLPRLSAANS; encoded by the coding sequence ATGGCCCAGACTTCGCGCATCATCATCGTCATCTGCATCCTGATGGCCCTTGACGCGGCCGCCTACCTCGCCGGCGCGCTCATCCTCCACAGGCGCGGGGTCAAGCTGCGGCGCAGCAGGTTTGGCCTGGCGCTCGTCTTTGACGGCGAGGATGCCGACGGCGACGAGCTGCGCATGCTCAACGTGAACGGCACCTACCAGAGCATCTGCTACACCCAGGAGGGCCGCCACTTCGACCTCGTGTGCCTCTACCACCAGTACTTTGCCGAGGTCATCGCCATCGCACGGGAGACGCTGGGCGCCTGCTACCCGGCGGACGCGCTCGTGCTGGGCGGCGGCGGGTTCTCGTTTCCCACGTGGCTCGTGGCACACCAGCCCCAGGCCACCGTCGATGTCGTGGAGATAGATCCCAGGGTCATCAGGCTGGCACGCCAGTACTTCTATCTCGACGAGCTGGAGGCGCGCACGCATGCCGAGCGCGACGGGCGCCTACGCGTCATCTGCGACGACGGCTGGGAGGTGCTGCGCCGCGGCGCGAGCCGCTGGGACCTCATCGTGAACGACGCGTTCGGGGCCAAGCGGCCGCTGGGGGCGCTCACCGGGGCACAGGGCGCGCGCGTCGTGCGCGACCACCTCTCAGACCAGGGCATCTACCTGGCAAACGTGATGGGTGCACTCGAGGGCGGGAAGGCGCGGGCGCTTCGCGAGACGGTGGACGCCTACACGCGGGCCTTCTCGCACGTCTACCTCCTTCCCGAGAAGCCCGAGGGGCCGCGGCGCCCCGGCGTCAACGCCCTGGTGGCAACCGATCTGGAGCTGCCCATATCCCACCGCTACCGGCTGCGCGCCTCGAGCGACCTCCCCAGGCTCAGCGCGGCAAACAGCTGA